One genomic window of Actinoalloteichus hoggarensis includes the following:
- a CDS encoding D-alanine--D-alanine ligase family protein, translating into MTERRTRVAVVFGGRSSEHAISCSSAASVLAHLDPQRYEVVPVGISQEGRWVVGTSDVSELEIRDRVLPTVDATAAALVLPADPTSRHLISLEPGQAGEALSGVDVVFPVLHGAYGEDGTIQGLLEMAGLPYVGPGVLASATAMDKEFAKKLLGAAGLGVGRYEVLRRGQETLSAVQRETLGLPVFVKPARAGSSIGISKVTDWAELPAAIGLARQTDPKVVIESAVVGREIECGVLEFPDGRVEASLPSEIRVVDGAVDWYDFDAKYLDEFCEIDIPAKLDDDVTERLRAQAITAFEALDCQGLARVDFFVTEAGELIVNEVNTMPGFTPISMYPKMWAVTGTDYPSLLDTLVQTALARGTGLR; encoded by the coding sequence ATGACGGAGCGGAGAACACGCGTCGCGGTTGTCTTCGGCGGGCGGAGCTCGGAACACGCCATCTCGTGTTCGTCGGCCGCCAGCGTGCTGGCTCACCTCGACCCGCAGCGCTACGAGGTCGTTCCGGTGGGCATCAGCCAGGAAGGCCGTTGGGTCGTCGGCACCTCCGACGTCAGCGAGCTGGAGATCCGTGACCGTGTTCTGCCCACGGTGGACGCTACGGCGGCGGCGCTGGTGCTGCCCGCCGACCCGACCAGTCGGCACCTGATCTCCTTGGAGCCAGGGCAGGCGGGCGAGGCGCTGAGCGGCGTCGACGTCGTCTTCCCCGTGCTGCACGGCGCCTACGGCGAGGACGGCACGATCCAGGGCCTGCTGGAGATGGCGGGCCTGCCCTACGTGGGGCCGGGCGTGCTGGCCAGCGCCACCGCGATGGACAAGGAGTTCGCCAAGAAGCTCCTCGGCGCCGCCGGTCTGGGCGTCGGGCGGTACGAGGTCCTGCGGCGAGGCCAGGAGACGCTGAGCGCGGTGCAGCGGGAGACGCTGGGCCTGCCCGTGTTCGTCAAGCCCGCGCGCGCGGGCTCCTCGATCGGCATCAGCAAGGTGACCGACTGGGCGGAGCTGCCCGCCGCCATCGGCCTCGCCCGTCAGACCGACCCGAAGGTCGTCATCGAGAGCGCGGTGGTCGGTCGCGAGATCGAGTGCGGCGTACTGGAGTTCCCGGACGGCCGCGTCGAGGCCTCGCTGCCCTCGGAGATCCGGGTCGTCGACGGCGCGGTCGACTGGTACGACTTCGACGCCAAGTACCTCGACGAGTTCTGCGAGATCGACATCCCGGCGAAGCTCGACGACGACGTCACCGAGCGGCTGCGTGCCCAGGCGATCACCGCCTTCGAGGCACTCGACTGCCAGGGACTGGCGAGGGTGGACTTCTTCGTCACCGAGGCGGGTGAGTTGATCGTCAACGAGGTCAACACCATGCCCGGCTTCACCCCGATCTCGATGTACCCGAAGATGTGGGCGGTGACCGGCACGGACTACCCGTCCCTGCTCGACACGCTCGTCCAGACGGCGCTGGCCAGGGGTACCGGGCTGAGATGA
- a CDS encoding PLP-dependent aminotransferase family protein — MNASRPRGGPISEIPIELDRSASIPLAVQLADALRASAASGVLRAGDRLPSTRGLAGYLRVSRTVTAAAYEQLHAEGWIVGRHGSGTFVTTSPPGAVRNVEPAPRPVTGDRRLLDLTPGAPWVHGLDRAAWRRAWRVAADAPPLIRPQRAGLPEYRTAIVEHLLRHRGLAVVDRRDDLGPSPADAVLATAGTTAAVAELASSVLRPGDRVAVEDPGYQRAVGALRAGGVEVLPAPVDADGLLVDEIPEDIQAVYCSPAHQYPLGGRLPAERRVALVRRAREQNFLIIEDDYDGELRFDVAPLPLLVALGPDVVVHLGTTSKILTPTLGAGWMVAPGRVLGAVQEYRDLAGAGPPAAGQRVFVELARHGDLGRHLRRMRRELAARRLRLVQALGEKGIEVLGDEAGAHVVIPLASAAAEQRVAAKAAAAGVLIDGLARHYQRTPRLFGVPLGYAACTPAEFDAALPEIVQLFADEAGRSADLDAE, encoded by the coding sequence ATGAACGCCTCCCGACCCCGTGGCGGGCCGATCAGCGAGATCCCCATCGAGTTGGACCGTTCGGCGTCCATCCCGCTGGCCGTGCAGCTCGCGGACGCACTGCGCGCCTCGGCCGCCTCCGGTGTGCTGCGGGCGGGCGACCGGCTGCCGTCGACACGCGGTCTGGCCGGCTATCTCCGGGTCAGCAGGACGGTGACGGCGGCGGCGTACGAACAGCTGCATGCCGAGGGCTGGATCGTGGGCAGGCACGGCTCCGGGACCTTCGTCACCACCAGCCCGCCCGGCGCGGTGCGGAACGTCGAGCCGGCGCCGCGACCCGTGACCGGCGACCGGCGGCTGCTGGATCTCACTCCCGGTGCCCCCTGGGTGCACGGGCTGGATCGGGCAGCCTGGCGGCGGGCCTGGCGGGTCGCGGCCGACGCGCCGCCGCTGATTCGACCGCAGCGGGCCGGGCTGCCGGAGTACCGGACCGCGATCGTCGAACACCTCTTGCGGCACCGGGGGCTCGCCGTCGTCGACCGCCGCGACGACCTCGGCCCGTCGCCCGCCGATGCGGTGCTGGCGACGGCGGGCACCACCGCCGCCGTGGCGGAACTGGCGTCCTCGGTGCTGCGGCCGGGCGACCGGGTCGCGGTGGAGGACCCCGGCTATCAGCGGGCGGTCGGCGCGCTTCGCGCGGGCGGGGTCGAGGTCCTTCCCGCGCCGGTGGACGCCGACGGGCTCCTCGTCGACGAGATTCCCGAGGACATCCAGGCCGTCTACTGCTCACCCGCTCACCAGTACCCCCTGGGCGGCAGGCTGCCCGCTGAACGGCGGGTGGCGCTGGTGCGAAGGGCGCGCGAGCAGAACTTCCTGATCATCGAGGACGACTACGACGGCGAGCTGCGGTTCGACGTGGCACCGCTGCCGCTGCTGGTGGCCCTCGGCCCCGACGTCGTGGTGCACCTCGGCACCACGAGCAAGATCCTCACCCCCACTCTCGGCGCAGGCTGGATGGTCGCTCCCGGCCGGGTACTCGGCGCCGTGCAGGAGTACCGCGACCTCGCGGGAGCGGGTCCACCCGCCGCAGGCCAGCGGGTCTTCGTCGAGCTGGCTCGCCACGGAGACCTCGGGAGACACCTGCGCCGCATGCGCCGCGAGCTCGCGGCGCGGCGACTCCGGCTGGTGCAGGCGCTCGGTGAGAAGGGCATCGAGGTTCTCGGAGACGAGGCGGGCGCGCACGTGGTGATCCCACTGGCCTCCGCGGCGGCGGAGCAGCGGGTGGCGGCGAAGGCGGCGGCCGCAGGTGTGCTCATCGACGGCCTGGCTCGCCACTATCAGCGCACGCCGAGGCTCTTCGGCGTGCCGCTGGGCTACGCGGCCTGCACGCCTGCCGAGTTCGACGCGGCACTGCCGGAGATCGTCCAGTTGTTCGCGGACGAGGCGGGCAGGTCTGCCGACTTGGACGCCGAGTGA
- a CDS encoding pyridoxamine 5'-phosphate oxidase family protein has translation MTDVAQPAQEQPGGPLSPTDRSTIRRGRVRARTARAELHDILDAGLICHLGLTTDSGPLVLPTCYGRDGDTLYLHGSTGAASLRTLAGGAPACVTVTHLDGIVYARSVFHHSANYRSAVIQGTAVPVLDDAGRRHALRVVTEQLAPGSWDGGARLPTEREMAATLVLAMDLGEASVKVRTGPPGDDEDDVAADEHWAGVLPLKQTWGSPEPCPLLPAGRPIPERVSGR, from the coding sequence ATGACCGATGTGGCACAACCGGCACAGGAACAGCCCGGCGGACCGTTGTCCCCTACCGACCGCAGCACCATACGACGAGGCAGGGTGCGTGCCAGGACGGCGCGAGCAGAGCTGCACGACATCCTCGACGCGGGCCTGATCTGCCACCTCGGTCTGACCACCGACTCCGGCCCGCTCGTGCTGCCTACCTGTTACGGCCGCGACGGCGACACCCTCTACCTGCACGGCTCGACCGGCGCGGCCAGTCTCCGCACGCTGGCGGGCGGCGCCCCGGCCTGCGTGACGGTGACGCATCTCGACGGCATCGTCTACGCACGATCGGTCTTCCACCATTCGGCGAACTACCGGTCCGCGGTGATCCAGGGCACGGCCGTGCCCGTGCTCGACGACGCGGGGCGGCGCCACGCCCTGCGCGTGGTGACCGAACAGCTGGCCCCCGGATCGTGGGACGGCGGCGCCCGACTGCCCACCGAACGGGAGATGGCCGCGACGCTGGTGCTCGCGATGGACCTCGGCGAGGCATCGGTGAAGGTACGCACCGGCCCGCCCGGCGACGATGAGGACGACGTGGCGGCCGACGAACACTGGGCCGGGGTGCTGCCGCTGAAGCAGACCTGGGGCAGCCCGGAGCCGTGCCCGCTGCTTCCCGCCGGGCGACCGATCCCTGAGCGCGTCAGCGGGCGCTGA
- a CDS encoding cysteine dioxygenase, which yields MFAVPPNTVAAPPTQDALTHPVRVAMATATDREQWAPLLRYDPDQRWSGLLSRTEHHEVWLLSWLPGQRTRLHDHGGAVGAFTVVNGVLTERVARQDGRGGRIEVVQPLAAGASRVFGPDYVHEVVNEGPDPAVSVHVYRRERREMNEYEFDAVEGLRPTGRRRW from the coding sequence ATGTTCGCCGTGCCTCCGAACACCGTCGCCGCGCCTCCCACTCAGGACGCTCTGACGCATCCCGTGCGCGTCGCGATGGCGACCGCAACCGATCGGGAGCAGTGGGCGCCGCTCCTGCGTTACGACCCGGACCAGCGGTGGTCCGGCCTGCTGTCCCGCACCGAGCATCACGAGGTGTGGCTGTTGAGCTGGCTGCCCGGCCAGCGCACCCGACTGCATGATCACGGTGGCGCCGTCGGGGCGTTCACCGTGGTCAACGGAGTGTTGACCGAGCGCGTGGCCCGACAGGACGGCCGAGGCGGCCGCATCGAGGTCGTCCAGCCGCTGGCGGCGGGCGCCTCCCGCGTCTTCGGACCGGACTACGTGCACGAGGTCGTCAACGAGGGCCCGGACCCGGCGGTCAGCGTGCACGTCTACCGTCGGGAACGGCGCGAGATGAACGAGTACGAGTTCGACGCCGTCGAGGGCCTGCGTCCCACGGGGCGCCGCCGCTGGTAA
- a CDS encoding cystathionine gamma-lyase: MSLDADWGDGTRCVHAGGTPPSKGAPLTPGPVLAAPFHLTDGGPATDHGSDLDAGRTEETDFYGRADNPTWRRLESAIGELDGGECVLFPSGMAAISALLRDAAGRGALVLPSDGYYATRAFAASELIPRGVPVREVPTAGPWDDDVFDGAALVLLETPSNPGLDVCDIAELSARAHAAGAVVAVDNTTASPLGQRPLALGADVVVASDAKALSGHSDLLLGHVSTGDAALAGRIRQARTLGGAIPGPFESWLAYRSLSTLDLRLARQADNAAALAAALRDHPAVRRLRWPGMADDPAHATARRQMRRFGGVLSFELADEATFARFVAASRLVVEATSFGGVHSTADRRARWGDPVAPGFVRFSSGCEDAVDLVADVLAALDACTR; this comes from the coding sequence ATGAGTCTGGACGCCGACTGGGGCGACGGCACGCGCTGTGTGCACGCAGGCGGGACCCCGCCGTCGAAGGGCGCCCCACTGACACCGGGGCCGGTGCTCGCCGCACCGTTCCACCTGACCGACGGCGGGCCCGCCACGGACCACGGATCGGACCTCGACGCGGGCCGTACGGAGGAGACCGACTTCTACGGGCGGGCGGACAATCCGACCTGGCGCCGGCTGGAGTCGGCGATCGGCGAACTGGACGGCGGCGAGTGTGTGCTGTTCCCCTCTGGGATGGCCGCGATCTCCGCGCTGCTGCGTGATGCGGCCGGGCGGGGCGCGCTGGTGCTGCCGTCGGACGGCTACTACGCGACGCGGGCCTTCGCGGCATCGGAGCTGATCCCGCGCGGCGTCCCGGTGCGAGAGGTGCCTACCGCCGGGCCGTGGGACGACGACGTGTTCGACGGCGCCGCGCTGGTCCTGCTGGAGACCCCGTCGAATCCGGGACTGGATGTCTGCGACATCGCCGAGCTGAGCGCCCGTGCGCACGCGGCGGGCGCCGTGGTGGCGGTGGACAACACCACCGCCAGCCCGCTCGGCCAGCGGCCGCTCGCCCTCGGCGCGGACGTCGTCGTGGCCAGCGACGCCAAGGCGCTCAGTGGACACAGCGATCTGCTGCTCGGCCACGTGTCGACCGGGGACGCGGCGCTGGCAGGCAGGATTCGCCAGGCCCGCACCCTGGGCGGCGCGATCCCCGGACCGTTCGAGTCGTGGCTGGCGTATCGGAGTCTGAGCACGCTGGATCTGCGGCTGGCGAGACAGGCTGACAACGCCGCCGCGCTGGCCGCCGCGCTGCGCGACCATCCGGCGGTGCGGCGCCTGCGCTGGCCGGGGATGGCGGACGACCCCGCCCACGCCACGGCCCGGCGGCAGATGCGCCGCTTCGGCGGCGTGCTCTCCTTCGAGTTGGCCGATGAGGCGACCTTCGCCCGATTCGTGGCGGCGAGCAGGCTCGTCGTCGAGGCGACCAGCTTCGGCGGCGTCCACTCGACCGCGGACCGTCGCGCGCGCTGGGGAGATCCGGTCGCACCGGGGTTCGTACGCTTCTCCTCCGGCTGTGAGGACGCCGTCGACCTGGTGGCCGACGTGCTGGCCGCGCTGGACGCCTGCACGCGGTGA
- a CDS encoding NAD(P)H-dependent glycerol-3-phosphate dehydrogenase, producing MESIRRVAVLGSGSWGTAFAKVIADAGRDVVLWSRRQTVAEEITRLHRNSDYLPDVTLPTNLTATSDAAEALAGADAVVLAVPSQTLRTNLASWRPLLPAGATLVSTAKGVELGSLKRMSEVIAEVAEVPADQVAVVSGPNLAKEVGAEQPTATVIACTDVQRAEALQHACSTRYFRPYTNVDVIGCELGGACKNVIGLACGMADGLGFGDNTTATLITRGLAETARLGAALGADPLTFAGLAGLGDLVATCSSPLSRNRTFGARIGRGDSIAQAQAAANGQVAEGVKSCASIRELGARHGVEMPITDSVYRVCHEALSPRVMAAELLGRARKAEWS from the coding sequence GTGGAGTCGATCCGACGGGTGGCAGTGCTGGGCTCCGGTTCCTGGGGCACGGCGTTCGCCAAGGTCATCGCGGACGCGGGCCGCGACGTGGTGCTGTGGTCACGCAGGCAGACGGTCGCCGAGGAGATCACCCGACTGCACCGCAACTCCGACTACCTTCCCGACGTCACGCTGCCGACGAACCTGACCGCCACCAGCGACGCGGCCGAGGCGTTGGCCGGTGCCGACGCGGTCGTGCTGGCGGTGCCCAGCCAGACGTTGCGGACCAACCTGGCGTCCTGGCGTCCGTTGCTGCCCGCAGGCGCGACGCTGGTCAGCACGGCGAAGGGGGTCGAGCTGGGCAGCCTCAAACGAATGAGCGAGGTCATCGCCGAGGTGGCGGAGGTCCCCGCCGACCAGGTCGCGGTCGTGTCGGGACCCAACCTGGCCAAGGAGGTCGGCGCCGAACAACCCACCGCCACCGTCATCGCCTGCACCGATGTGCAGCGCGCGGAGGCCCTGCAACATGCCTGCTCCACGCGGTACTTCCGGCCTTACACCAACGTGGACGTGATCGGGTGTGAACTGGGCGGCGCCTGCAAGAACGTCATCGGACTGGCATGCGGCATGGCCGACGGACTCGGCTTCGGAGACAACACCACGGCGACCCTGATCACCAGGGGGCTGGCCGAGACGGCGCGACTCGGCGCCGCGCTGGGCGCCGACCCGCTGACCTTCGCCGGCCTGGCCGGGCTCGGCGACCTCGTCGCCACCTGTTCCTCACCGCTGTCCCGCAACCGCACCTTCGGAGCCCGGATCGGTCGCGGCGACAGCATCGCGCAGGCGCAGGCGGCGGCGAACGGCCAGGTGGCCGAGGGCGTGAAATCGTGTGCGTCGATCCGGGAACTGGGCGCCCGACACGGCGTGGAGATGCCGATCACCGACAGCGTCTATCGCGTCTGCCACGAGGCGTTGTCGCCGCGAGTGATGGCGGCCGAGCTGCTCGGCCGGGCGAGGAAGGCGGAGTGGTCATGA
- a CDS encoding lysophospholipid acyltransferase family protein, which produces MTSPDAERTGAVRRREKGGFWVSFAASVFHPFSRMAGRRSLEGRERIPATGGALLVFNHISEIDPVYDAALVHSSRRVPRFMAKHSLWKVPVVGTLMRSTGQIPVYRGSGEAQRSLDAALAALHEGKIVVIYPEGTVTRDPQLWPMHSRTGVARLALEGGVPVIPAVNWGTQHIFDYTKRRFRPIGRKPVRVRVGEPLDLAAFEGRTRDTALLREVTETVMGSVRDLLAEVRQEKAPATFFLHRGRVRPENGDLDRPES; this is translated from the coding sequence GTGACCAGCCCAGACGCAGAACGGACCGGCGCGGTGCGACGCCGGGAGAAGGGCGGCTTCTGGGTCTCCTTCGCGGCGTCGGTGTTCCACCCCTTCAGCCGGATGGCAGGCCGCCGTAGCCTGGAGGGCCGCGAGCGGATTCCCGCGACGGGCGGGGCGCTGCTGGTCTTCAACCACATCTCCGAGATCGACCCGGTCTACGACGCCGCGCTGGTGCACAGCAGCAGGCGCGTGCCGCGCTTCATGGCCAAGCACAGCCTCTGGAAGGTGCCCGTCGTCGGCACGCTGATGCGCAGCACCGGGCAGATCCCCGTCTATCGGGGCAGCGGGGAGGCACAGCGCAGCCTCGACGCCGCCCTCGCCGCCCTGCACGAGGGCAAGATCGTCGTCATCTACCCGGAGGGGACGGTCACCAGAGACCCGCAGCTGTGGCCGATGCACTCCAGGACCGGGGTCGCCCGGCTGGCACTGGAGGGCGGCGTCCCCGTCATCCCCGCCGTGAACTGGGGGACCCAGCACATCTTCGACTACACGAAGCGCCGGTTCCGGCCCATCGGACGCAAGCCGGTGCGGGTGCGAGTGGGCGAGCCGCTGGACCTGGCCGCCTTCGAGGGCCGCACCCGCGACACCGCGCTCCTCCGTGAGGTGACCGAGACGGTGATGGGCTCGGTTCGCGACCTGCTCGCCGAGGTCAGACAGGAGAAGGCACCCGCGACGTTCTTCCTGCATCGCGGCCGGGTCCGGCCGGAGAACGGCGACCTCGACCGGCCGGAGTCCTGA